The nucleotide sequence CTTGCGACAGGATGGCGGACAAGGGCAAGGGTAGATCGAGGCGTGCGCTGTCTGCCAGCGCCAGCAGGCCGCCGCCGAGCAGCAGCATGATGGCTGTGGCCAGCCCCATGGCGATGGCGGCTGGCAGCGCCAGCGCAGCCGCCTGGCTGTCATCGGGGCGGCGGCATTGATTGCAGAATGCCAGCCCGGCAAGCAGCGGCAGATAGAGCCCAAAATTCATGGCCGGATAATCCAGAAAGCAAAACCGCAAAATTATCCGGGTTTCCCGCCCGGACCACAACCTTGCTGCCATGAGGGCGGGGCGGCGCTGCCTGATGGCTTAAGGAATATATTGGGCCAGCCAGGCTTGCAGCTTGCGTGCCTGACGCAGGGTTTCTTTCAGGATGCGTGCATCCAGTGCACCCAGTTCGGCCGGACGGATCATATTGTCCAGCCGCGCTGCCGCCTCTTGGCAGGCCAGTTGGTGGCGCAGCCGCAGCTCCTGCAGGAATTGCGCACTGTCGGCAAAAGACTGGCAGGCGCTGGTGGACAGACCGGGCAAACTGGCGGCGGCAGCAAAGCGTTCGCTGGTACGGCTGGCGGCCGAGCCGGCGTGCAAGGCCAGAATGCGGGCGGCGTCGACGAAGAAGTCGACGGCGGCTTTCAGGTCCAGTTGTTCATCCTGGTCGGTTTGCAGGCGTCCGCTCCAGCCCAGTGGCGGCTGATAGCGGCGGGCGCTGCGGCTGAGTGCACTCAGTACCGCTGGCTGAGTGGCTGCCTGGCGTAATTGTCCGGCCAACTCCAGCCCCAGCTTGTGCTGACCCCAGGCCGGGCGCAGGTCCAGATACAGGCCGATATGCCCGGCATCCTGCGGTGCACTTTGCAACTGCTGAATCACCGTGTCGCTCCAGTCGGCGTAGGACAGACAATGACTGGGATTGCCCGCCATCAATCCGTTGCGGCACAGCGGAATGCCGCAGGCGCTGAGGGCCGAGCCGATGCGCTGGGCGATGGCCGGCAGGTGTTGGGCCAGTTGTTGCTGGCGCAAGGCATCGTTGCAGCGGAAAACCAGTGCGCTGTCCTGATCCGAGGTCAGGGTGTTTTCCTGGCGACCGCTGCTGCCCAGTTGCAGCCAGCAGATTTCCACTTCCTCCAGCCCGGCTCCGCTCAGGTGCAGCTGGCATAGCCGGGTCAGCAACTGGTCATTGAACAGGCTGAGCAGACGGGTGGTGGCATTGGCATCCATGCCCTGCTGAAACAATGCCAGTACCTGACGACGGAAGGTGGCTGCCACGCCGGACAGGGCCGCCGTGCTGTCGCAGCGGCTCAGGCGTTGCAGCATTTCCTTCATGTCCAGCCGCGACAGGCGGTATAGATCGTGCTCGGACACGATGCCTACCAGCGTCATGCCTTCACATACCATGACATGGCGTTCGCCGCTCTGGGCCAGAGCCAGCATGGCTTCGCTGGCCAGGGCGCTGGGCGGCAGCAGGCAGGCGGGCTGGCGCATCAGCTGCTGTACCGGGGTGTCGTCACCGTGGCCGGCCAGATGGGCGTCCAGCAGGTCGCGCAGGGTGAACAGGCCCAGCAGGCGCTGCTCGGGGCTGGTGATGACGACCGAGCCCACCCCTTCTTGCTGCATCAGTTGCAGCAAGGGGCGCAGCGTGGTTTCCGGGCGGCAGCAGACTGCCGGACGCTGGATCACCGCGGCAAGCGGAGTGTGCAGGCTAAGCCCCTGTCCGCCCAGCGCGGCCGGGTGTAATTGGCGGGCGCGCGACAGCAGGTTGGCCAGCCGCTGGGTGCAGAACAGCTGGAAGGCGGCCGACTGCTGGCACAGTGTCACAAAGGCCGCCTGTGGCAGCTGCAGCACCATGCAGTCGCTGTCGGCGCGGTAGTGATTGGTGACCGGCCGCTGCGCCAGCAGGGCACCCAGTGGAAACATTTCACCCTGCCCCAGCAGGGCAAAGGCCTGGCCGCTGTAGATGTCTTCGGCCAGCACCTGGCCTTCCAGCACGATGAACAGCTGGCTGGCGGGGCCGGCTTGCGGGCTGGTGAGGCTGGCTCCACGCGGATAGTGCTGGCGGCGCGCCTGCCCGGCCAGCTGTGCGAGCTGGTCCTCGGTCATGGCGGTAAAGGGTTCGTGCTGGAGCAGGGCCTGCCAGTCGGCCGGAAAGGGGGTTGGCATGGTAAGGCTCCGGTGAGGGCTGGGCCGAGATGGCAGCCTTAATATAGTGAGTGCAGTGGCTGGCCGGTATTGGGGAAATCCGCCCGTCGCGCAGCTTGCAGCAGGGGCAGTGCGCCATGAGCAGCCTAACTGTTCTGGTTGAGGATCTTCTGATAGCGACCATCGTGCTTGATGGCGTCCAGCGCCTTGCGGAAGGCATCTACCGTGGCGCGTGGTGTGCCGAGGCTGAAGGCCATGGACATGCCCTGTGGCAGCTCGCGGAACACAAAAGCGGTTTGCAGCAGGCGGCCAGGATCGTCCTGTAATTGGCGCACCGTGGAAAAGGCGGTCAGCTGATTGGCGGCCCACAGATCAATCCGCCCGGCGCGCAGCATCTGGTAACCCTGGGTATAGGAGGCAAACGGCTCCAGGGCGGTAAAGCCATGTGCCAGCAGATATTTTTCCTGATAGGAACCGTGCAGCACGCCGATGGTGTAGCGACGGTAGTCGTCCAGCCGGCCGTCATTGGGCAGGTGCTGGCGATTGTCGGCCAGCATCAGTAATACCGGTGGCGAGTGGATCACCTCGCCCACCCACTGAAACAGGTTTTCCCGTTCCGGCGTGCGCGCCATGGCGCAGACCAGGGTGTTGGGCTGGTTTTGGCCCATGGCATAGACCCGGCTCCAGGGAAACAGGTGGATGGCATCGCTCAGGCCGAGATCCTTGGTGATCTGGCGGATGATCTCTACCACGATGCCGTGCTCCTGCCCGCTGGGGCCGCTGGAAAACGGCGGCAGATTGTCTTCGCAGGCGATGGTGATGGCGACCGCTTGCGCCGCGCCGATATGCAACAGCAGGCCCAGAGTCAGGGCCAGCAGGGTAGGGGACATGGATTCCATCAGTCCACTGTAGATCATGGCCGGCGTGGTGCAAGCTGGAATGCTGTTATTTTGCACTGCAACAAAAACGGTGATGTTTTATCATGCCCAGATCTCTGGTCCTGATTGATATTTGCCCATGATTGTCCGCTCTCCAGTGTCCTGGTTTCGTTTGCTGTTCGTGTGGAATGGCTCGGTGTTGCCGCGCATTCTGTCACGCTTGCTGCTTGTCTTTCTGATTTCGCTGCTAGCGACTGCTGCGCGGCATTGGTGGCTGAGCAGCCATGGTGATTCGGCATTAAGCATTCCCACCTTTACCCTGCTGGGGGTATCGCTGGCGATTTTCCTGGGTTTTCGCAACTCGGTCAGCTACGAGCGCTTCTGGGAGGCACGTAAGCTGTGGGGGGGCCTGCTGGTGGTGAATCGTTCGATTACCCGCCAGCTGCTGGCTGCCGCGCCTGAGCATCCGCAGGTGGCACAGGTGCTGGACCTGATTTGTGCTTTTGCCTATGCCTTGAAGGCACAGCTGCGCGAAGAGGAGGGGTGTGATCACATGCCACGTCTGCTGCCGGCTGATCTGCTGGATGAGGTGAATGGCGCGCGCTTCCGGCCGGGCATCATTCTGCGTCGGCTGGGCCAGCTGATCCTGCAACTGCAAGCCGAGGGTGTCATCAGCGAATGGCAATGGCAGGCGCTCGATCAAAAGCTGAATACCATGTCGGAAGTGCTGGGTGGTTGCGAACGTATCGGCAGCACGCCCATTCCCTACACCTACCGGGTTTTGCTGAACCGCACGGTCACCATCTATAGCTTGTTGTTGCCGTTGGGCCTGGTCAGCAGCATAGGCTGGCTGACACCGCCGATAGCGGTGTTCATCGCTTATACCTATCTGGCACTGGAAGTGATTGGCGAGGAGCTGGAAGAACCATTTGGCCGCGAGGGCAATGATCTGCCGCTGGCCGCGCTGTGCCACACCATCGAACTGGCCGTGCGCGAGATGCAGGGGCAGCCGATGCCGGTCACGGCGCCGCAGCCGCAGGGTATTTATCTGTATTGAGCGGTATTGCGCCCGGTATTGCACCGGGGGCGTAGGACAAGCTGACTGCTGTCGTGCAGACAAAAAAAAGCCCGGTGAAATCACCGGGCGCAAGGTCAGTGTGCTCCTGAATTGATTTACAGCGGATTCTGCAGTTGGCTGAGAATCTGCGGGTTTTCCAGTGTGGAAACGTCCTGGGTGATTTCTTCGCCCTTGGCGATCGAGCGCAGCAGGCGGCGCATGATCTTGCCGGAGCGGGTCTTGGGCAGGTTTTCGCCAAAGCGGATGTCATCCGGCTGGGCGATCTTGCCGATTTCATGGGCAACCCAGTTTTTCAGCTCGGCAGCAATCTTCTTGGCGTCATCACCCTCCGGACGGGCACCCTTCAGTACCACGAAGGCCACCACGGCTTCACCCTTCACCTCGTGCGGCTTGCCAACCACGGCGGCTTCAGCCACCAGCGGATTGGCTACCAGCGCCGATTCGATTTCCATGGTGCCCAGACGGTGGCCGGATACGTTCAGCACGTCGTCGATGCGGCCCATGATCCAGAAGTAGCCGTTTTCGTCGCGGTTGGCCGAGTCACCCGCCAGGTAGTACTGGCCGTTGAATTCGTCCGGGAAGTAGGTTTTCTTGAAGCGGTCCGGGTCGTTCCAGATGGTGCGCACCAGGGATGGGAAAGGCTTCTTGATTACCAGGAAACCACCACGGCCCGGTTCCACCTGGGCACCGGATTCGTCCACGATGTCGGCAACGATGCCCGGCAGCGGCAGGGTGCAAGAGCCCGGTTTGGTCGGTACCGCACCCGGAATCGGCGCAATCATGGCCGAACCGGTTTCGGTCTGCCACCAGGTATCCACGATAGGGCAGCGGCCACCACCGACCACTTCGTAATACCACATCCAGGCTTCCGGGTTGATCGGCTCGCCCACCGTGCCCAGAAGGCGCAGGCTGGACAGGTCGTATTGCTTGGGCAGGTCGTTGCCCAGCTTGATCAGCGAACGGATGGCTGTAGGGGCGGTATAGAAGATGCTGACCTTGTGCTGCTCGATCATGCGCCAGAAACGACCGGCATCCGGGTAG is from Aquitalea aquatilis and encodes:
- a CDS encoding substrate-binding periplasmic protein; the protein is MSPTLLALTLGLLLHIGAAQAVAITIACEDNLPPFSSGPSGQEHGIVVEIIRQITKDLGLSDAIHLFPWSRVYAMGQNQPNTLVCAMARTPERENLFQWVGEVIHSPPVLLMLADNRQHLPNDGRLDDYRRYTIGVLHGSYQEKYLLAHGFTALEPFASYTQGYQMLRAGRIDLWAANQLTAFSTVRQLQDDPGRLLQTAFVFRELPQGMSMAFSLGTPRATVDAFRKALDAIKHDGRYQKILNQNS
- a CDS encoding bestrophin family protein; translation: MIVRSPVSWFRLLFVWNGSVLPRILSRLLLVFLISLLATAARHWWLSSHGDSALSIPTFTLLGVSLAIFLGFRNSVSYERFWEARKLWGGLLVVNRSITRQLLAAAPEHPQVAQVLDLICAFAYALKAQLREEEGCDHMPRLLPADLLDEVNGARFRPGIILRRLGQLILQLQAEGVISEWQWQALDQKLNTMSEVLGGCERIGSTPIPYTYRVLLNRTVTIYSLLLPLGLVSSIGWLTPPIAVFIAYTYLALEVIGEELEEPFGREGNDLPLAALCHTIELAVREMQGQPMPVTAPQPQGIYLY
- a CDS encoding DUF294 nucleotidyltransferase-like domain-containing protein produces the protein MPTPFPADWQALLQHEPFTAMTEDQLAQLAGQARRQHYPRGASLTSPQAGPASQLFIVLEGQVLAEDIYSGQAFALLGQGEMFPLGALLAQRPVTNHYRADSDCMVLQLPQAAFVTLCQQSAAFQLFCTQRLANLLSRARQLHPAALGGQGLSLHTPLAAVIQRPAVCCRPETTLRPLLQLMQQEGVGSVVITSPEQRLLGLFTLRDLLDAHLAGHGDDTPVQQLMRQPACLLPPSALASEAMLALAQSGERHVMVCEGMTLVGIVSEHDLYRLSRLDMKEMLQRLSRCDSTAALSGVAATFRRQVLALFQQGMDANATTRLLSLFNDQLLTRLCQLHLSGAGLEEVEICWLQLGSSGRQENTLTSDQDSALVFRCNDALRQQQLAQHLPAIAQRIGSALSACGIPLCRNGLMAGNPSHCLSYADWSDTVIQQLQSAPQDAGHIGLYLDLRPAWGQHKLGLELAGQLRQAATQPAVLSALSRSARRYQPPLGWSGRLQTDQDEQLDLKAAVDFFVDAARILALHAGSAASRTSERFAAAASLPGLSTSACQSFADSAQFLQELRLRHQLACQEAAARLDNMIRPAELGALDARILKETLRQARKLQAWLAQYIP